A DNA window from Flavisolibacter ginsenosidimutans contains the following coding sequences:
- a CDS encoding DUF4836 family protein: MKRTPFLTALAGAALLLASCKSANKSGLAIPKDAAVVLHINSASLSSKLSWDDIKKTDWFKDAYNESKDSLAKKIMDDPKASGIDAGSDFAFFLKKRGRGGFSVFEGSVKDAAAFETLAKKISHQDKTEKDGEWNSIASDDNTVVTWNNSKFAVINDVPLGGMNPMGGGMNEITRYKADSLKVFVKQVMTNSDASLFDDDRFASVMKETGDMHVWVNSGVLYSDMAGMLSMMKFGSLLEDNVAAGTVNFEDGKIAAKMKQFYGKEMQKAMDKWKFKNVDASVLDRIPSDNVIGVMAMNTDPQGLKEFLKTIGVDGMANMFLSKANTSLDEVLSATKGQFVMALSDLQMKDTTISYGVSSDGKPMTVSTKSPDMSFLFATNVNQKASFEKLMNIVKPQVPEGSFAYQLNNDWFVAGNKAAAVNGFLSGNTTKHAFTDKISGHPFGFYLDVQRLLKTDFKGGAMAKSMLAESAAVWQDVVMVADEYKDGVATSEITINMVDGKTNSLKQLNQYIEKMHTAYKANKVAMENDTQNMSVDSTTTTTTPPPPVVEEPKH, from the coding sequence ATGAAACGTACACCATTTCTAACTGCGCTTGCCGGCGCCGCATTGCTGCTGGCTTCGTGCAAGAGCGCCAACAAATCGGGCCTCGCCATTCCAAAAGACGCGGCCGTTGTTCTTCACATCAATTCCGCTTCGCTTTCCTCCAAACTCAGTTGGGACGACATCAAAAAAACCGACTGGTTCAAAGACGCTTATAACGAAAGCAAAGATTCGCTGGCAAAAAAAATAATGGACGACCCAAAGGCTTCGGGCATTGATGCCGGCAGCGACTTTGCCTTCTTTCTAAAGAAAAGAGGCCGCGGCGGCTTTAGTGTGTTTGAAGGCAGCGTAAAAGACGCGGCAGCCTTTGAAACCCTCGCCAAAAAAATCAGTCACCAGGACAAGACCGAAAAAGACGGAGAGTGGAACTCGATTGCTTCGGATGACAATACCGTTGTTACCTGGAACAACAGCAAGTTTGCCGTCATAAACGACGTGCCCTTGGGCGGCATGAACCCAATGGGCGGCGGCATGAACGAAATCACACGCTACAAAGCCGACAGCCTTAAAGTTTTTGTCAAGCAGGTTATGACTAACAGCGACGCCAGCCTTTTTGATGACGACCGCTTTGCCTCGGTAATGAAAGAAACCGGCGACATGCACGTGTGGGTGAATTCCGGTGTTTTGTATTCCGACATGGCCGGCATGCTGAGCATGATGAAATTTGGCAGCCTGCTGGAAGACAACGTAGCCGCCGGCACCGTCAATTTTGAAGACGGCAAGATTGCCGCAAAGATGAAGCAGTTCTACGGCAAGGAAATGCAGAAGGCGATGGACAAATGGAAGTTCAAAAACGTGGACGCTTCTGTGCTCGACCGCATTCCTTCCGACAATGTAATTGGTGTAATGGCCATGAACACTGACCCGCAGGGATTGAAAGAGTTTTTGAAAACCATTGGTGTGGACGGCATGGCCAACATGTTTCTTTCCAAAGCAAATACTTCACTTGACGAAGTGTTGAGCGCTACGAAAGGCCAGTTTGTAATGGCGCTGTCTGACTTGCAAATGAAAGACACGACCATCAGTTACGGTGTGTCTTCGGACGGAAAACCAATGACGGTATCAACCAAAAGCCCCGACATGAGTTTTCTTTTTGCCACGAACGTGAATCAAAAAGCATCGTTCGAAAAACTAATGAACATTGTGAAGCCGCAAGTGCCGGAAGGCTCCTTCGCTTACCAGTTGAACAACGATTGGTTTGTGGCCGGCAACAAGGCTGCGGCGGTGAACGGTTTTTTAAGCGGCAACACAACCAAGCATGCCTTTACCGACAAGATCAGCGGCCATCCTTTTGGCTTTTATCTTGACGTACAGCGCTTGTTGAAAACGGATTTCAAAGGCGGCGCGATGGCAAAAAGCATGCTGGCCGAATCCGCAGCCGTGTGGCAGGACGTAGTAATGGTAGCCGATGAATACAAAGACGGCGTGGCTACATCAGAAATTACCATCAACATGGTTGACGGCAAAACCAACAGCCTGAAACAATTGAATCAATACATCGAAAAAATGCACACGGCCTACAAAGCAAACAAAGTGGCAATGGAAAACGATACGCAAAACATGTCGGTTGATTCAACAACAACGACAACCACTCCTCCGCCACCCGTTGTGGAAGAGCCGAAACATTAA
- the hisS gene encoding histidine--tRNA ligase, with protein sequence MKPSLPQGTRDFGPEVVRKRQYILNTIKAVFELYGFQPLETPAMENLETLMGKYGEEGDKLIFKVLNNGLGDAKNIEKSKAAFENALQGKNDKNLTERALKYDLTIPFARYVAMNHGQLTFPFKRYQIQPVWRADRPQRGRYREFYQCDADVVGSKSLLNEVELTNIYHQAFTQLGIKNYELRINSRKILTGLAERVKAAEKFLEITIALDKFDKIGLKGVEEELRKIGLDEGDVVFITNGFLFISTHPNTNQERLRQLRVLFQKVPIALEGIDEIEYVLNHGNDNKTIVVDTTLARGLNYYTGIIFEAKAPAEVKIGSIGGGGRYDDLTGLFGVPNVPGVGISFGVDRIYDVMEDLKLFPETVEKGTKVLFFNLGDEEAKTTYRLLQEVRSAGVPAEIFHEAQKFDKQFKYAEKKNIPFIIIIGSAEVAEQTAVVKDLRSGQQQKLPFEKLKEFLFI encoded by the coding sequence ATGAAACCTTCCCTCCCGCAAGGCACAAGAGATTTTGGTCCCGAAGTAGTGCGCAAACGCCAATACATTTTAAATACAATCAAAGCCGTGTTTGAGCTTTACGGTTTTCAACCGCTGGAAACACCGGCGATGGAAAACCTGGAAACCTTGATGGGCAAATACGGCGAAGAAGGCGACAAGCTAATTTTTAAAGTCCTCAACAACGGCTTAGGCGATGCGAAGAACATCGAAAAATCAAAAGCTGCTTTTGAAAATGCCTTGCAGGGAAAGAACGATAAAAATCTTACAGAACGTGCGTTGAAGTATGACCTCACCATACCGTTTGCACGCTATGTGGCAATGAATCACGGCCAGCTAACTTTTCCGTTCAAGCGCTACCAGATTCAACCGGTGTGGCGTGCCGACAGACCGCAACGCGGCCGCTACCGCGAGTTCTATCAATGCGATGCCGATGTGGTGGGAAGCAAATCGTTGTTGAACGAAGTTGAACTCACCAATATTTACCATCAGGCCTTTACACAATTAGGAATTAAGAATTATGAATTAAGAATTAATTCAAGAAAGATTTTGACTGGCTTAGCAGAAAGGGTTAAGGCCGCAGAGAAATTTCTAGAAATAACGATAGCCTTGGACAAGTTTGATAAAATAGGATTAAAAGGCGTCGAGGAAGAACTAAGGAAAATTGGCTTGGATGAAGGAGATGTCGTCTTCATAACAAATGGTTTTCTTTTTATATCAACGCACCCAAATACGAATCAGGAAAGGCTACGCCAATTAAGAGTTTTATTTCAGAAAGTTCCTATTGCGCTTGAAGGTATTGATGAAATTGAGTACGTACTGAATCATGGCAACGACAATAAAACAATAGTTGTAGATACGACTCTTGCAAGAGGACTAAATTATTACACTGGAATAATTTTCGAAGCTAAAGCACCTGCAGAAGTTAAAATAGGCAGCATCGGCGGTGGCGGCAGATACGATGACTTAACAGGCTTGTTTGGCGTTCCCAATGTTCCTGGTGTCGGCATTTCTTTCGGCGTTGACCGCATCTATGATGTGATGGAAGACCTCAAACTCTTTCCCGAAACCGTTGAGAAGGGAACCAAAGTTTTATTCTTTAACCTTGGCGACGAAGAGGCCAAAACAACCTATCGCCTTTTGCAAGAAGTGCGAAGCGCCGGCGTGCCCGCCGAAATTTTTCACGAAGCGCAAAAATTCGACAAGCAGTTTAAGTACGCCGAGAAAAAAAACATTCCGTTCATCATCATCATCGGCTCTGCGGAAGTGGCCGAACAAACCGCTGTTGTAAAAGATTTGCGCAGCGGCCAGCAGCAAAAGCTGCCGTTCGAAAAGCTGAAAGAATTTTTGTTTATTTGA
- a CDS encoding Uma2 family endonuclease, translating to MRAVPAPKYVSVEDYLLLEDEAEEKHEYYQGEVFAIAGGSIAHNRIVRNVLNSLDNFLEGKGCEVFPSDLKIHNEANTLFTYPDLSIVCGELNRWNKRNDTITNPAVIIEVLSKKKTKNYDRGEKFRLYRSLPSLKEYVLISSLEISVERFIKQETSFWNFRETTDPEDLFQIETIHFSCPVNELYRNVSFEEV from the coding sequence ATGCGCGCAGTTCCCGCACCAAAATACGTTAGCGTTGAAGACTATCTTTTGTTGGAAGACGAAGCAGAAGAAAAGCACGAATATTATCAGGGCGAAGTGTTTGCGATAGCCGGCGGCAGCATTGCGCACAACCGAATTGTAAGGAATGTTTTAAACAGCCTGGATAATTTTTTAGAAGGCAAAGGCTGCGAAGTTTTTCCCAGCGATTTAAAAATTCACAACGAAGCAAACACGTTGTTCACCTATCCGGATCTAAGCATTGTTTGCGGCGAACTTAATCGCTGGAATAAACGAAATGACACAATAACAAACCCTGCCGTCATCATTGAAGTGCTTTCAAAAAAAAAAACAAAAAACTATGACCGGGGTGAAAAGTTTCGGTTATACCGTAGCCTTCCTTCTTTAAAAGAATACGTCCTTATTTCTTCGCTGGAAATTTCAGTGGAGCGTTTTATTAAACAGGAGACAAGTTTCTGGAACTTTCGGGAAACCACAGATCCTGAAGACCTTTTTCAAATTGAAACCATCCATTTTTCCTGCCCGGTAAACGAGTTGTACCGCAACGTGAGTTTTGAAGAAGTGTAA
- the rlmN gene encoding 23S rRNA (adenine(2503)-C(2))-methyltransferase RlmN, whose amino-acid sequence MAATASHTAKKIHNIRQLGYAELEDFLLLNGEKKFRAKQVWEWIWQKGAQSFADMTNLSKELRQKLGENFSLPALTLDSTQYSADGTVKSGFKTHEGFLCEGVLIPTESRNTACVSSQIGCSLSCRFCATGYIERKRNLDFDEIYDEVVLINQQSERIHGKKLSNIVFMGMGEPLLNYKNVLKAIEKITAEDGLAMSPRRITVSTAGVAKMIKQLGDDKVKFKLALSLHAANDVKRNEIMPINETNNLKALVEALNHFYKQTKNEITLEYILFNNFNDSVKDAEDLIKIYRQVPADLVNIIEYNPIDFARFEKPSEQRMNEFMAYLEKHKVNARLRRSRGKDIDAACGQLANKNEVSHSK is encoded by the coding sequence ATGGCAGCGACAGCTTCTCACACGGCAAAAAAAATTCACAACATTCGCCAGCTCGGCTATGCCGAACTGGAAGATTTCCTCCTGTTAAATGGCGAGAAAAAGTTCCGTGCAAAGCAAGTATGGGAGTGGATTTGGCAAAAAGGTGCGCAGTCTTTTGCCGACATGACCAACCTGAGCAAAGAACTTCGCCAGAAGTTGGGCGAGAATTTTTCGTTGCCGGCCTTAACGCTCGACAGCACGCAATACAGCGCCGATGGAACGGTGAAATCGGGTTTCAAAACACACGAAGGTTTTTTGTGCGAAGGGGTTTTGATTCCAACCGAGAGCCGCAACACGGCTTGTGTTTCCTCGCAAATTGGTTGTTCGCTCAGTTGCCGCTTTTGCGCAACGGGTTACATTGAACGGAAACGCAATCTCGACTTCGATGAGATTTACGACGAAGTGGTTTTAATCAACCAGCAAAGTGAACGCATTCACGGCAAGAAGCTTTCGAACATTGTGTTCATGGGCATGGGCGAACCGCTGCTGAACTACAAAAACGTGTTGAAGGCAATTGAAAAAATTACGGCGGAAGACGGGCTGGCAATGAGTCCGCGGCGCATAACGGTTTCTACCGCAGGCGTGGCCAAAATGATTAAGCAGTTGGGCGATGACAAGGTGAAATTCAAGCTGGCGCTTTCGCTGCACGCCGCGAATGATGTTAAGCGCAACGAGATCATGCCCATCAACGAAACCAACAACCTGAAAGCACTTGTTGAAGCGCTGAATCATTTTTATAAACAAACAAAGAACGAAATCACGTTGGAGTACATTCTCTTCAATAATTTCAACGACAGTGTGAAGGATGCCGAAGACCTCATTAAAATCTATCGCCAGGTTCCGGCCGATTTGGTGAACATCATCGAATACAACCCCATTGATTTTGCCAGGTTTGAAAAGCCTTCGGAGCAGCGCATGAACGAGTTCATGGCTTATTTGGAAAAACACAAGGTGAACGCACGTTTGCGCAGAAGCAGGGGCAAAGACATTGATGCGGCCTGCGGACAGTTAGCGAATAAGAATGAAGTTTCTCATTCAAAATAA
- a CDS encoding low molecular weight protein-tyrosine-phosphatase gives MKILMVCLGNICRSPLAEGILKHRAKEAGLDWVVDSAGTNGYHVGEAPHRLSQKVAKLNGIDICDQRARRFVKEDFDRYDKIYAMADDVLDEIKWIAKEKYNPAKVDLFLNELHPGKNKSVPDPWYGTEPGYHEVYKLIDETCDAIISKYANVQIEK, from the coding sequence ATGAAAATTTTGATGGTGTGCCTGGGAAACATTTGCCGAAGCCCGTTGGCCGAAGGAATCTTGAAACACAGGGCGAAAGAAGCCGGACTTGATTGGGTGGTTGACAGTGCGGGCACCAACGGTTATCACGTGGGCGAAGCACCGCATCGCCTCTCGCAAAAAGTGGCCAAACTAAACGGCATTGACATTTGCGATCAGCGTGCGAGACGTTTTGTAAAAGAAGATTTTGACCGCTATGATAAAATTTACGCGATGGCAGACGATGTGCTGGACGAAATAAAATGGATTGCAAAAGAAAAATACAACCCGGCAAAAGTGGACTTGTTTTTAAACGAACTCCATCCCGGCAAAAACAAGTCTGTGCCCGATCCCTGGTACGGCACCGAACCCGGTTATCACGAGGTGTACAAATTGATTGACGAAACATGCGATGCGATCATCAGCAAATACGCAAATGTGCAAATTGAAAAATGA
- a CDS encoding energy transducer TonB, translated as MTSQQILQADVLDILFEKRNKDYGAYLLRRNYSAQLLKAMGITALLVIALLFLGNSSSTKSVVAKLNDNGFVVKQVEWPKEKIEPPKPKVQPPATQQPAKTEVLLDKIKPVEKTTTIIATQKDLDDALPGTAKVDGPPATAIQAPPLPPSTGNGTAEKETEKVAPPLPNRQPQFPGGAEAWQKFLSRNLAPPADLEPGEKRSVLVRFSVDQDGVITNFVVVQSGGADFDNEVIRVLKKMPHWLPAIQNGRAVAVNFTQPVIFQAAE; from the coding sequence ATGACCAGCCAGCAAATTTTACAAGCGGATGTTCTTGACATTTTGTTCGAAAAGCGCAACAAGGATTACGGCGCTTATTTGCTTCGCAGAAATTATTCGGCGCAACTTTTAAAGGCGATGGGCATTACCGCTTTGCTCGTGATTGCCTTGTTGTTTTTGGGAAATTCATCGTCAACAAAATCGGTTGTTGCAAAATTGAATGACAACGGCTTTGTGGTAAAACAGGTAGAATGGCCCAAAGAAAAAATCGAACCGCCAAAACCAAAAGTACAGCCGCCCGCAACCCAACAACCGGCGAAGACGGAAGTGCTGCTTGATAAAATAAAACCCGTTGAAAAAACAACAACGATCATTGCCACACAGAAAGATTTGGACGATGCTTTGCCCGGCACAGCAAAGGTTGATGGCCCGCCCGCAACCGCAATACAAGCGCCGCCGTTGCCGCCATCAACCGGTAATGGAACAGCAGAAAAAGAGACGGAAAAAGTGGCTCCGCCTTTGCCCAACCGCCAGCCGCAATTTCCGGGCGGAGCAGAAGCATGGCAAAAGTTTTTAAGCCGCAATCTTGCACCGCCTGCTGATTTGGAACCCGGCGAAAAACGTTCGGTGCTTGTTCGCTTTTCGGTTGATCAGGATGGCGTGATTACAAACTTTGTAGTCGTTCAATCGGGCGGCGCTGATTTTGACAACGAAGTCATTCGCGTGTTGAAAAAAATGCCGCATTGGCTACCCGCCATCCAGAATGGGAGAGCCGTGGCGGTGAACTTTACACAGCCGGTAATCTTTCAGGCTGCGGAATAG
- a CDS encoding bifunctional UDP-N-acetylmuramoyl-tripeptide:D-alanyl-D-alanine ligase/alanine racemase yields MSSYTLAQITKVVNGSLSGNGNMGIAQLVYDSRRIQHPQTALFFALQTANADGHDYVNEAYKKGVRSFVVSKNISLKEANVILVGDTLTALQKLAAWHRGHFHMPVIGITGSNGKTVVKEWLNALLEDDYQIVRSPKSFNSQIGVPLSVWQMEAQHTLGIFEAGISQPGEMQKLERIIQPTVGVLTNIGEAHSEGFTSTEEKRTEKLRLFTQADVVIGEAGNLASLSTKKFTWSKNEEATLRIRQIKKERTSTVIEADYKDEFLLLSIPFTDDASIENSIACWCVLLQFGLKQETIQERMNALHPVDMRLQLNHAINDCLLINDSYSADTTSLRIALDFLAQQSAGLKRTVILSDFYESGKREEELYAEIAQLLNQYKVEKVIGIGKEIASQLPLKIDAVNFQSYTTTEDFLQQFKSSDFYKEIVLLKGARKAGFERIASLFEEKLHGTVLQINLAAVTHNLKEYQKRLKPSTKIMAMVKAFAYGSGGAEIASVLQFSNVAFLGVAYADEGVELVQAGVNIPIMVMNAEPSSFAAIVEHELQPVVYSKALLQSFGAYIRQQGLSAYPVHLEIETGMNRLGFSLSEVDEVARHLAANSYLSIQSVFSHLAGSEDPGEDAFTQQQAARFHEAVSVLQQHITYPFLKHISNSAAMVRHPDLQLDMVRLGIGLYGIEPDAEDVLRLQPVATLRSTVAQIKQIKKGESVSYNRRGMVNRDSKIATVRIGYADGYSRRFGNGIGKMLVNGKPAPVIGTVCMDMTMLDVTDIDGVKEGDDVIVFGADLPVQEVAKQVGTIPYEIMTSVSQRVKRVYYFE; encoded by the coding sequence ATGTCTTCGTACACACTTGCGCAAATTACTAAGGTTGTAAACGGGTCGTTGTCGGGCAACGGAAACATGGGGATTGCGCAGTTGGTTTACGACAGCCGCCGCATTCAACATCCGCAAACCGCTTTGTTCTTCGCTTTGCAAACGGCCAATGCCGATGGACACGATTACGTTAACGAAGCCTACAAAAAAGGCGTTCGTTCGTTTGTTGTTAGCAAGAATATTTCACTTAAAGAAGCAAACGTCATTTTGGTTGGCGACACCTTAACGGCTTTGCAGAAATTAGCCGCCTGGCACCGCGGCCATTTTCACATGCCCGTTATCGGCATAACGGGTAGCAACGGCAAAACGGTGGTGAAGGAATGGCTCAACGCTTTGCTGGAAGACGATTACCAAATTGTGCGCAGTCCTAAAAGTTTCAATTCGCAAATCGGCGTGCCGCTCAGCGTGTGGCAGATGGAAGCGCAACACACGCTGGGCATTTTTGAAGCCGGTATTTCGCAGCCCGGCGAAATGCAAAAGCTCGAACGCATCATTCAGCCGACCGTTGGCGTGCTGACAAACATCGGCGAAGCACACAGCGAAGGCTTTACGTCAACAGAAGAAAAGCGAACCGAAAAACTGCGGCTATTTACACAGGCAGACGTTGTCATTGGCGAAGCAGGAAACCTTGCTTCTTTGTCAACCAAAAAATTTACGTGGAGCAAAAACGAAGAAGCAACGCTGCGCATTCGTCAAATAAAAAAAGAGCGAACGTCAACGGTTATTGAAGCGGATTACAAAGACGAATTTCTTTTGCTCTCCATTCCGTTTACCGACGATGCTTCAATTGAAAACAGCATTGCCTGTTGGTGCGTATTGCTTCAATTTGGGTTAAAGCAAGAAACCATTCAAGAGCGGATGAATGCTCTTCATCCCGTTGACATGCGCTTGCAATTAAACCACGCCATTAACGATTGTCTTCTCATCAACGACAGTTACAGCGCCGACACAACTTCATTGCGCATTGCGCTTGATTTTCTGGCGCAGCAAAGCGCCGGATTAAAGCGTACCGTCATCCTTTCTGATTTTTACGAAAGCGGAAAAAGGGAAGAAGAACTTTACGCAGAAATTGCGCAACTGCTCAATCAATACAAGGTTGAAAAAGTCATCGGTATCGGAAAAGAAATTGCAAGTCAACTGCCGTTAAAAATTGACGCCGTCAACTTTCAGTCGTACACCACAACGGAAGATTTCCTGCAACAATTCAAGAGCTCGGACTTTTACAAAGAGATTGTTTTACTGAAAGGCGCACGCAAGGCGGGCTTTGAACGCATTGCTTCTTTGTTTGAAGAAAAATTGCACGGTACGGTGTTGCAAATTAACCTGGCTGCTGTCACACACAATTTAAAAGAATACCAAAAGCGGCTTAAGCCTTCAACAAAAATCATGGCGATGGTGAAGGCCTTTGCCTACGGCAGCGGCGGCGCGGAGATTGCTTCGGTTTTGCAATTTAGCAACGTTGCGTTCCTGGGTGTGGCTTATGCCGACGAAGGCGTGGAGTTGGTACAAGCGGGTGTGAACATTCCGATCATGGTCATGAACGCCGAACCTTCGTCTTTTGCTGCTATTGTCGAACACGAACTACAACCCGTTGTTTATTCCAAAGCTTTGCTGCAAAGCTTCGGGGCTTACATCAGGCAACAAGGCTTGTCTGCTTATCCCGTTCATCTCGAAATTGAAACCGGCATGAACCGCCTTGGGTTTTCGCTCAGCGAGGTTGATGAAGTGGCAAGGCATCTTGCAGCAAATTCTTACCTGTCCATTCAATCCGTGTTCAGTCATTTAGCCGGCAGTGAAGATCCGGGCGAAGACGCTTTCACACAACAACAAGCGGCGCGTTTTCACGAAGCAGTTTCCGTGCTTCAACAGCACATCACGTATCCTTTTTTAAAACACATTTCCAATTCGGCGGCCATGGTTCGACACCCGGACTTGCAATTGGACATGGTTCGTTTGGGCATTGGTTTATACGGCATCGAACCTGATGCGGAAGACGTGCTCCGCTTGCAACCTGTGGCTACGCTTCGCTCAACCGTTGCGCAAATCAAGCAAATAAAAAAAGGAGAGTCGGTAAGCTATAACCGAAGAGGCATGGTAAACCGAGATTCAAAAATCGCGACCGTTCGCATTGGCTATGCCGATGGTTATTCGAGACGCTTTGGCAACGGCATAGGCAAGATGCTCGTGAACGGAAAGCCAGCGCCGGTAATTGGAACAGTTTGCATGGACATGACCATGCTTGATGTAACCGATATTGACGGCGTGAAAGAAGGCGATGACGTGATTGTTTTCGGTGCGGATTTGCCGGTACAGGAAGTTGCAAAACAGGTCGGTACCATACCGTACGAGATCATGACTTCTGTTTCGCAACGGGTGAAGCGGGTTTATTATTTTGAATGA
- a CDS encoding acetyl-CoA C-acyltransferase, whose amino-acid sequence MKNVYVIDAIRTPLGKYGGALATVRPDDLLAHVIKELLDRNPSVDPSSIEDVIAGDANQAGEDNRNVARMAALLAGLPVTVPGNTVNRLCASGLQAIMDASRQIECGDAELMIACGVESMSRAPFVMPKATTPFQRTTEVYDTTLGWRFVNNKLADVYYPYSMGETAENVARQWNVSRGAQDEWALSSQEKYFAALEKGIWKEEIVPVEIPAEKGTTKLFDSDEHPRKTSLEKLASLKPAFVKDGTVTAGNAAGINDGAAAMLLASESAVKKFGLKPVAKVIASAVAGVDPSIMGIGPVPATQKALKRASLSVADMDLIELNEAFASQVLACIQDLGLDKSKINVNGGSIALGHPLGCSGVRLSTTLVHEMKRRGSKYGLATMCVGVGQGASIIFEGIV is encoded by the coding sequence ATGAAAAACGTTTACGTTATAGACGCAATTCGCACGCCACTAGGGAAATACGGCGGTGCATTGGCCACGGTTCGCCCCGATGATTTGCTTGCGCACGTAATTAAAGAATTGCTGGACCGAAACCCTTCGGTTGATCCGTCGAGCATTGAAGACGTGATTGCCGGCGATGCCAACCAGGCCGGCGAAGACAATCGCAACGTGGCACGGATGGCCGCCTTGCTGGCCGGTTTGCCTGTAACCGTTCCGGGCAATACCGTTAATCGTTTGTGTGCTTCAGGATTGCAAGCCATCATGGATGCTTCGCGGCAAATTGAATGCGGTGACGCCGAACTGATGATTGCTTGTGGTGTAGAAAGCATGAGCCGTGCGCCGTTTGTAATGCCAAAAGCAACAACGCCGTTTCAACGTACAACCGAGGTTTACGATACGACCTTGGGCTGGCGTTTTGTAAACAACAAACTTGCTGATGTTTATTACCCGTACAGCATGGGCGAAACCGCCGAGAACGTGGCAAGGCAATGGAATGTTAGCCGCGGGGCGCAGGACGAATGGGCTCTGTCATCACAGGAAAAATATTTTGCCGCATTGGAAAAAGGAATCTGGAAAGAAGAGATTGTTCCAGTAGAGATTCCTGCTGAAAAAGGAACGACTAAACTTTTTGATTCCGACGAACATCCGCGTAAAACATCGCTTGAAAAACTTGCCTCTTTAAAACCGGCTTTTGTAAAAGATGGAACTGTGACGGCGGGCAATGCCGCAGGAATTAATGACGGCGCTGCGGCGATGTTGCTGGCAAGTGAAAGCGCGGTAAAAAAATTTGGATTGAAACCCGTTGCCAAAGTGATTGCCTCAGCCGTTGCCGGTGTTGATCCAAGCATTATGGGAATCGGTCCTGTGCCAGCCACGCAAAAAGCCTTGAAGCGGGCTTCGTTGTCTGTTGCCGACATGGATTTAATTGAATTGAACGAAGCCTTTGCTTCGCAGGTGTTGGCATGCATTCAGGATTTGGGCTTGGATAAAAGCAAGATCAATGTAAACGGTGGTTCTATTGCGCTTGGTCATCCCCTTGGTTGTAGCGGTGTGCGGCTTTCAACAACACTTGTCCACGAAATGAAACGAAGAGGCAGCAAATACGGCCTGGCAACAATGTGCGTTGGGGTAGGACAAGGGGCAAGTATAATTTTTGAAGGTATCGTCTGA
- a CDS encoding ATP-binding cassette domain-containing protein: MQLTINNLLPIYFPDTRKQTSEVWGKELSFQPGEMVKIVAPSGSGKTSLMHFLYGLRSDYHGEISYGEKRSIRTFNAEDFAAQRKEKVSIVLQDMRLLPEQTVYENLFIKHQLQPFHPVERIKEMTERLGIGSKLNSKCKTCSYGEQQRVAIIRALLQPFQFLLLDEPFSHLDNNNSMRAMDLMLEEAKVRGAAIVFADLERIDYFPFTKLYHL, translated from the coding sequence ATGCAATTAACCATTAACAACCTTCTCCCAATTTATTTCCCCGACACACGGAAACAAACCTCCGAAGTCTGGGGCAAAGAGCTTTCCTTTCAGCCCGGCGAGATGGTGAAAATTGTGGCCCCGTCGGGCAGCGGTAAAACATCGCTCATGCACTTTTTGTACGGCCTGCGAAGCGATTACCACGGCGAGATCAGTTACGGCGAAAAGCGTTCCATCAGAACCTTTAATGCCGAAGACTTTGCCGCGCAGCGAAAAGAAAAAGTCAGCATTGTTTTACAGGACATGCGCCTTCTGCCCGAACAAACTGTGTACGAAAATTTATTCATCAAGCACCAATTGCAGCCCTTCCATCCCGTTGAAAGAATTAAAGAAATGACCGAGCGTTTGGGCATTGGCAGCAAGTTGAATTCGAAATGCAAAACCTGCTCGTACGGTGAGCAGCAACGCGTGGCTATCATTCGCGCCCTGTTGCAACCCTTTCAGTTTTTGCTGCTCGACGAACCTTTCAGTCACTTGGACAATAACAATTCGATGCGGGCAATGGACCTGATGCTGGAAGAAGCAAAAGTTCGCGGCGCGGCCATCGTCTTCGCCGACCTTGAACGCATCGATTATTTTCCTTTCACAAAACTGTATCATCTGTAA